Proteins encoded within one genomic window of Pararhizobium capsulatum DSM 1112:
- the addB gene encoding double-strand break repair protein AddB — MAGGNVFTIPPGRPFLKTLVQALCGGDLVAGYKYDPTDPLALSGVTIFVPTRRSARVLRSELVDYLGGRSAILPVIRALGETDDDSGFFDAEVPAILDLAPPLPGTARLIELGRLILAWRNQLPKIVLDIHSESPLIAPASPADAIWLARNLADIIDAMETEELEWEALDQLQDADHALWWQLTLEFLKIARTYWPARLEELHQSSPARHRNAILDAETQRIAAGKVTGPIVIAGSTGSIPATSALIATVQKLPNGTIVLPGLDQTMSDAEWNQIAPDAAVARPDPSSRSHPQYGFFRLLRRMGIDRNEIPSLASAEDDLTYRSEILSHALLPVQATSVWMERQRETDTDQLLQAFADAALIETANEREEATAIAIALRLALEDDEDSQAALITPDRDLARRVAAELLRFGIEADDSAGTPLSATAPGSVTRLLLEATLRPGDPVAVAALLKHPLTRFGLPVATVRQATSVLERLAFRGGTGTVDLTELEGLLDQAIARRATDRHSPEWARAVTEEDIEVARHFARAIARAVEPLASTLVGRHRSGKGLTTTLTLADWAKKTGEALEAVCIDDNHSLAALWSGESGEALAALLRGIIETEGQLSADGPQWCDVMEALMASEAIKPRSMRHPRVFIFGAMESRLQSVDLVVLGGLNEGTWPGQTANDPFLSRTMKTSMGLEPPERRIGQLAHDFQMACGTRKLVMTRAMRKGATPTVASRWLQRLLAVGGNALSAQLRANGRDYVAWAGMLDEGVDQDLAKRPEPKPPVERQPQSYSFSEVSRLRRDPYAIYARRILRVQPLDPFNRDPGASERGTLYHKIVERFVAEDLDSASPHAAKVMDRILKEAFDERALPPHIDVVWRPRFAAVGRAFIAWEAKRKGGIRQSFLELYATMPLGVGDIKLTGIADRIDIQTNGTATIIDYKTGSSPSTKEARTLLDPQLALEAAALKAGAFPKAGRQTAQSLVYVRLKPGERFAEEEVNNENSKSRSGIETKSADQLAEESLRELVGLLLALRSGKHGFASRVIVQKERDYGGEYDHLARVAEWATAEGEEDGNDG, encoded by the coding sequence ATGGCGGGCGGCAATGTCTTCACCATTCCGCCTGGACGGCCGTTTCTGAAAACGCTCGTCCAGGCGCTGTGCGGCGGCGATCTTGTTGCCGGCTACAAATATGATCCGACCGACCCCCTGGCCCTTTCCGGCGTCACCATTTTCGTGCCGACACGACGCTCCGCCCGTGTCTTGCGCTCCGAGCTGGTCGATTATCTGGGAGGGCGCTCCGCTATCCTCCCGGTCATTCGTGCCCTTGGTGAAACTGACGACGATAGCGGCTTTTTCGATGCGGAAGTGCCGGCAATCCTCGATCTCGCACCGCCGCTTCCCGGAACTGCGCGACTGATCGAACTGGGGCGGCTCATTCTCGCCTGGCGTAACCAGTTGCCGAAGATCGTGCTCGATATTCATTCGGAAAGCCCGCTGATCGCGCCGGCAAGCCCGGCAGATGCCATCTGGCTTGCCCGCAATCTTGCCGACATCATCGATGCGATGGAAACGGAGGAGCTGGAATGGGAGGCGCTCGACCAGCTTCAGGATGCCGATCATGCTCTGTGGTGGCAGCTGACCCTCGAATTCCTGAAGATCGCCCGGACCTACTGGCCGGCTCGACTTGAGGAACTGCATCAATCCTCGCCGGCGCGTCATCGCAACGCGATCCTGGATGCGGAAACGCAGCGGATCGCTGCCGGCAAGGTGACGGGGCCGATCGTGATCGCCGGCTCGACGGGCTCCATCCCGGCGACCTCAGCGCTGATCGCCACCGTGCAGAAGCTGCCCAATGGCACCATTGTCCTGCCAGGTCTAGACCAGACCATGAGCGACGCCGAATGGAACCAGATCGCCCCCGATGCGGCGGTGGCGCGGCCTGATCCGTCCAGCCGCAGCCATCCACAATACGGCTTCTTTCGCCTCCTGAGGCGCATGGGCATCGATCGGAATGAGATACCAAGCCTGGCCAGCGCCGAGGACGACCTCACCTACCGCAGCGAGATCCTGTCCCACGCCCTGCTGCCGGTTCAGGCGACAAGCGTGTGGATGGAACGGCAACGCGAAACGGACACAGACCAATTGCTGCAGGCCTTTGCCGATGCGGCCCTGATCGAAACCGCCAACGAGCGTGAGGAGGCAACCGCGATTGCGATTGCATTGCGCCTCGCCCTTGAGGACGACGAAGACAGCCAGGCGGCCCTCATCACGCCGGACCGCGATCTTGCTCGGCGTGTTGCCGCCGAGCTTCTGCGGTTTGGCATCGAAGCGGACGATTCCGCCGGTACGCCCTTGTCAGCGACAGCGCCCGGAAGCGTAACGCGGCTGTTGCTCGAGGCGACCTTAAGACCCGGCGACCCTGTCGCCGTGGCCGCCTTGCTCAAACATCCGCTCACCCGCTTCGGTCTGCCGGTCGCGACGGTACGTCAGGCCACAAGTGTTCTGGAGCGGCTGGCATTTCGTGGGGGCACAGGAACCGTCGATCTGACAGAGCTGGAAGGGCTTCTCGACCAGGCAATAGCGCGCAGGGCAACCGATCGCCATTCCCCGGAATGGGCACGCGCCGTCACGGAGGAGGACATCGAGGTTGCCCGGCATTTTGCACGCGCGATCGCGCGTGCCGTGGAACCCCTGGCCAGCACCCTCGTTGGGCGCCATCGAAGCGGAAAGGGCCTTACGACAACGCTGACGCTTGCCGACTGGGCGAAAAAGACCGGCGAGGCGCTGGAAGCTGTCTGCATTGATGACAATCACAGCCTTGCCGCGCTCTGGTCCGGTGAAAGCGGGGAAGCCTTGGCGGCGCTGTTGCGGGGCATCATCGAGACGGAGGGACAGCTGAGTGCGGACGGGCCGCAATGGTGCGACGTCATGGAGGCGCTGATGGCCAGTGAGGCCATCAAGCCGCGCTCCATGCGCCATCCCCGCGTCTTCATCTTCGGAGCGATGGAATCACGCCTGCAGAGCGTCGATCTCGTCGTTCTCGGCGGGCTCAACGAAGGCACGTGGCCCGGCCAGACGGCCAACGATCCGTTTCTCTCGCGAACCATGAAGACATCCATGGGGCTGGAGCCCCCGGAACGGCGGATTGGCCAGCTCGCCCACGATTTCCAGATGGCCTGCGGCACGCGCAAGCTTGTCATGACGCGCGCCATGCGCAAGGGCGCGACACCAACCGTCGCCTCGCGCTGGCTGCAGCGACTGCTGGCTGTCGGCGGGAATGCGCTGTCAGCGCAGTTGCGTGCCAACGGGCGCGATTATGTCGCATGGGCCGGCATGTTGGATGAGGGTGTCGATCAGGATCTGGCAAAACGCCCGGAACCGAAGCCACCGGTTGAGCGGCAACCGCAAAGCTATTCCTTCAGTGAGGTTAGCCGGCTTCGCCGCGACCCTTACGCGATCTATGCCCGTCGCATTCTGCGCGTCCAGCCGCTTGATCCGTTCAATCGCGATCCCGGCGCCTCCGAGCGCGGCACGCTTTACCACAAGATCGTCGAACGCTTCGTGGCGGAAGATCTGGATTCGGCAAGCCCGCACGCTGCTAAAGTCATGGACCGCATTCTTAAGGAAGCCTTCGACGAACGGGCGCTTCCGCCGCATATCGATGTGGTCTGGCGACCGCGCTTTGCTGCTGTCGGCCGGGCCTTCATCGCCTGGGAGGCAAAGCGCAAAGGTGGGATCCGGCAATCTTTCCTGGAACTCTACGCAACAATGCCGCTCGGTGTCGGCGATATCAAGCTCACCGGCATTGCCGACCGGATCGATATCCAGACGAACGGCACCGCAACCATCATCGACTACAAGACGGGATCGAGCCCTTCCACCAAGGAAGCACGCACGCTGCTCGATCCGCAGCTCGCCCTGGAAGCGGCCGCCCTGAAGGCCGGCGCTTTCCCCAAGGCCGGGCGACAGACCGCACAGTCGCTGGTCTATGTGCGGCTGAAACCGGGCGAACGATTTGCCGAGGAAGAGGTCAACAACGAGAATTCAAAGAGCCGATCGGGCATCGAGACGAAATCCGCCGATCAGCTTGCGGAAGAATCGCTGCGGGAACTCGTCGGCCTGCTTCTGGCGCTGCGAAGCGGTAAACACGGATTTGCCTCGCGTGTGATTGTTCAGAAAGAGCGCGATTATGGCGGCGAGTACGATCACCTTGCCCGTGTCGCCGAATGGGCGACCGCCGAAGGCGAGGAGGATGGCAATGATGGATGA
- a CDS encoding nucleotidyltransferase family protein, which yields MPIHNAMVLAAGLGTRLRPITDTTPKPLVKVAGKPMIDYVLDLLQAAGISTAAVNVHHFADQMETHLRDREQPAIVISDERDALMNSGGGLVKGLALLEEGPVLVMNADLFWVGENLEKPANLDRLVSFFDPERMDMALLCVRNEDTTGHNGKLDFSLAPDGALSRYRDGMPQPVVYAGAIALHSRLFDDAPTDAFNLNLYFDRAIERGRLFGIVLEGHWLTVGTPDAIGLAEEAIRRVGGGA from the coding sequence ATGCCCATTCACAATGCCATGGTGCTGGCCGCAGGGCTTGGCACGCGACTGCGCCCGATCACCGATACGACGCCGAAACCTCTGGTGAAGGTCGCGGGCAAACCGATGATCGACTATGTGCTCGATCTGCTCCAGGCGGCCGGCATCTCGACGGCCGCGGTCAATGTGCATCACTTTGCCGATCAGATGGAAACGCATCTCAGGGACCGCGAGCAGCCCGCCATCGTGATCTCGGACGAGCGCGATGCGCTGATGAATTCCGGCGGCGGTCTCGTCAAAGGACTGGCGCTTCTGGAAGAAGGTCCGGTTCTTGTCATGAACGCCGACCTCTTCTGGGTGGGTGAAAACCTCGAAAAGCCTGCCAATCTCGATCGTCTCGTTTCATTCTTCGACCCGGAGCGGATGGACATGGCGTTGCTCTGCGTGCGCAACGAAGACACCACGGGGCACAACGGCAAGCTCGACTTTTCGCTGGCGCCTGACGGGGCTCTATCCCGCTATCGTGACGGCATGCCACAGCCGGTGGTCTATGCCGGCGCGATCGCCCTGCACTCCCGTCTTTTTGACGATGCACCGACCGATGCCTTCAATCTCAATCTCTATTTCGACAGGGCAATCGAGCGCGGACGTCTATTCGGTATTGTGCTTGAAGGCCACTGGCTGACGGTCGGCACCCCGGACGCGATCGGCCTTGCCGAAGAGGCAATCCGACGCGTCGGCGGCGGAGCCTGA
- the tsaE gene encoding tRNA (adenosine(37)-N6)-threonylcarbamoyltransferase complex ATPase subunit type 1 TsaE, which yields MSHRIELQLNDEAATKELGEDLALAVRAGDCLALSGDLGAGKSTLARALLRALADDDALEVPSPTFTLVQSYELRIPAAHFDLYRLADVSELDELGFDEAISDGIALVEWPERAEGVLPNTTITLAFSHEGDGRRVIVSGPDAPLARIARSLSIREFLKRSGYGDAHRRHLSGDASARAYETILADDRMPMILMDSARHKPGPILEDGKYYQQLAHIAEDCIPFVAIDQDLRAKGFSAPEIYQSDLDAGILLIEDLGREGILDEDGKPVEARYIESVRMLAALHAQKVTPEIEVSTGCIHSIPDFDRRAMKIETRLLLDWYLPWKRGTQASAEGREEYVQIWDGLIDLLASSETNLLLRDFHSPNIIWREGETGSKRIGLIDFQDAMIGPTAYDVASITQDARVTIDRSLASRMLNVYISDRKASGSFDQDMFVRDWHLMSAQRNCKLVGIWVRLMQRDGKPGYMKHMPRTLAYLDAALAHPALFPLRDWCVRSAIL from the coding sequence ATGAGCCATCGGATTGAGCTTCAGCTAAACGACGAGGCCGCAACGAAAGAACTCGGTGAAGATCTTGCACTGGCCGTGCGCGCAGGCGATTGCCTGGCGCTGTCGGGCGACCTCGGCGCTGGAAAGTCGACGCTTGCCCGCGCCCTGCTGCGCGCGCTGGCCGATGACGACGCGCTGGAGGTTCCAAGCCCCACTTTCACACTTGTGCAAAGCTACGAACTGCGTATTCCCGCCGCCCATTTCGATCTCTACCGGCTCGCCGATGTCTCCGAGCTGGACGAGCTCGGCTTCGACGAAGCCATTTCGGATGGTATCGCCCTTGTCGAATGGCCGGAGCGTGCCGAAGGCGTCTTGCCCAACACCACGATCACGCTGGCCTTTTCTCATGAAGGTGACGGCAGGCGCGTTATCGTCTCAGGACCGGACGCCCCGCTGGCTCGAATCGCCCGGAGTCTTTCGATCCGGGAGTTCCTGAAACGCTCCGGCTATGGCGATGCCCATCGGCGTCATTTGAGCGGCGACGCTTCGGCTCGCGCCTATGAGACGATCCTTGCCGATGATCGCATGCCGATGATCCTCATGGATTCGGCGCGGCACAAGCCCGGCCCCATCCTTGAAGATGGAAAATACTATCAGCAGCTTGCCCACATCGCCGAAGACTGCATCCCGTTCGTCGCTATCGATCAGGATTTGCGGGCCAAGGGTTTTAGCGCACCCGAAATCTACCAGAGCGACCTCGACGCCGGCATTTTGCTGATTGAGGATCTCGGTCGCGAGGGTATTCTGGATGAGGACGGCAAGCCTGTCGAAGCCCGCTATATCGAGAGCGTCAGAATGCTGGCGGCGTTGCATGCGCAAAAAGTAACGCCGGAGATCGAAGTCTCCACGGGATGCATTCATTCCATTCCCGATTTCGACCGGCGTGCGATGAAGATCGAGACCCGCCTGCTGCTCGACTGGTATCTCCCGTGGAAGCGCGGAACACAGGCCTCTGCCGAAGGGCGTGAGGAATATGTACAAATCTGGGATGGCTTGATCGATCTTCTCGCGTCGTCAGAGACCAACCTTCTGCTGCGCGATTTCCACTCGCCCAATATCATCTGGCGTGAGGGCGAGACCGGCTCGAAACGTATCGGCCTGATCGATTTCCAGGACGCGATGATCGGGCCGACCGCCTATGATGTCGCTTCGATCACCCAGGATGCCCGTGTCACGATCGATCGATCGCTCGCGTCCCGCATGCTGAATGTCTATATCAGCGACCGAAAGGCGTCAGGTTCGTTCGATCAGGATATGTTCGTACGGGATTGGCACCTGATGTCGGCCCAACGCAACTGCAAGCTCGTCGGTATCTGGGTGCGGCTAATGCAAAGAGACGGCAAGCCCGGCTATATGAAACATATGCCCCGCACCCTTGCCTATCTCGACGCCGCATTGGCGCATCCCGCACTTTTTCCCCTTCGCGACTGGTGCGTGAGAAGCGCAATACTTTAG
- a CDS encoding sensor histidine kinase: MENGSPKCVGGRVKRLWQRLAAGSMLAALSSPATAQTQGLAASVFRSSEVITFSVLIGVISAAMISAIWLIRQRGNIEGENRELNAALADANQRISRFQALIADKNRRIVVWDGLSDKPEFLGHLPAETGVPQDDREFLAFGRWVKAMSALDLEKAIERLRSQAQSFDLIIETHRNEILEAQGRVSGGRAFVRFVALNNMRAELAELKLERDRLQASLTSFHTLLDATDLPVWLRGPDGAITWVNEAYSYAVEASNPAEAIKEGKELLATIAREKIRAISTYDVPFRDKVSTVVRGNRTFFDVVDTRSVSGSAGMAANISAVEAVREELNRTLKSHAETLDHLATPVAIFDGAQRLQFYNQAFQALWALDMGFLERKPGNGEILDRLRAGGKLPEQLNWKQWKDNALAVYQAIDTQSDLWHLPNGQTLRVFATARPQGGATWVFENLTEKVDLETRYNTLVQVQGETIDHLSEGVAVFGPDGRIKLSNPAFRALWGISEPQAQPGTHIRAIEQACAVSYDQQDGWKRFAHLITSFDDERSSCQGILELRTGLILDFAVIPLPNAQTMLTFVNITDSVRVERALTEKNEALRKADSLKNDFVQHVSYELRSPLTNIIGFADLLKTPTFGSLNERQAEYVDHISTSSSLLLTIVNDILDLATVDAGIVELDLSEINLTDFLDEVSNQMADRLQESAVTLRIEAPDMLGSFVADHQRLKQIFIKLLTNAANFAPDGSRIGLKCQREGLDFVFTVTDNGVGIPQEILETVFNRFESHGSRGGAGLGLSIVESFVSLHHGSVSIRSREGEGTEVTCRIPSAELPKVAAAE, from the coding sequence ATGGAAAACGGGTCACCAAAATGCGTGGGCGGACGAGTGAAACGCCTGTGGCAGCGATTGGCCGCCGGCTCGATGCTCGCGGCTCTTTCCTCGCCCGCGACCGCACAGACCCAAGGTCTTGCAGCATCCGTTTTTCGTTCTTCCGAAGTCATCACATTCTCGGTTTTGATCGGCGTGATTTCCGCCGCCATGATCTCGGCGATCTGGCTTATTCGCCAGCGCGGCAACATCGAGGGTGAAAACCGCGAGCTGAATGCTGCGCTGGCCGATGCAAATCAGCGCATTTCGCGTTTTCAGGCGCTGATCGCCGACAAGAACCGGCGCATCGTTGTTTGGGACGGTCTTTCCGACAAACCGGAATTCCTTGGGCACCTGCCAGCAGAAACCGGCGTGCCGCAGGACGATCGCGAGTTCCTGGCGTTTGGACGCTGGGTCAAGGCGATGTCGGCCCTGGACCTGGAAAAGGCGATCGAACGGCTGCGCTCCCAGGCACAGAGCTTCGATCTTATCATCGAGACCCACCGCAACGAAATTCTCGAGGCACAGGGACGCGTTTCCGGTGGCCGTGCCTTCGTTCGTTTTGTCGCTCTCAACAATATGCGGGCCGAGCTGGCGGAACTGAAGCTGGAGCGGGACCGTCTGCAGGCCTCGCTGACCTCGTTCCACACACTCCTGGATGCAACTGATCTGCCGGTTTGGCTTCGCGGGCCGGATGGGGCGATCACCTGGGTAAACGAGGCGTACAGTTATGCCGTCGAGGCTTCCAATCCTGCCGAAGCGATCAAGGAGGGCAAGGAACTGCTTGCCACGATCGCCCGGGAGAAAATCCGCGCCATCAGCACGTATGATGTTCCCTTTCGTGACAAGGTATCGACCGTCGTGCGCGGCAACCGTACCTTCTTCGATGTCGTGGATACGCGCAGCGTCAGCGGCTCCGCGGGCATGGCGGCCAATATTTCCGCCGTTGAAGCCGTGCGCGAAGAGTTGAACCGTACGCTCAAGAGCCACGCCGAAACACTTGACCATTTGGCAACCCCGGTAGCGATCTTCGACGGCGCCCAGCGGCTGCAATTTTATAATCAGGCTTTCCAGGCCCTTTGGGCGCTCGATATGGGCTTCCTCGAACGCAAACCCGGCAATGGCGAGATTCTCGACCGGCTTCGTGCCGGCGGAAAGCTGCCGGAACAGCTCAACTGGAAACAGTGGAAGGACAATGCGCTTGCTGTCTATCAGGCGATCGACACCCAATCCGACCTCTGGCATCTGCCCAATGGTCAGACATTGCGGGTCTTTGCGACCGCGCGACCGCAGGGTGGCGCGACATGGGTGTTTGAAAACCTGACCGAGAAGGTCGATCTCGAAACGCGCTACAATACTCTTGTTCAGGTGCAGGGCGAGACGATTGATCATCTTTCCGAAGGCGTCGCCGTTTTCGGTCCTGATGGCCGGATCAAGCTTTCCAATCCTGCCTTCCGCGCGCTCTGGGGCATCAGTGAACCGCAGGCGCAGCCCGGCACGCACATTCGTGCCATCGAGCAAGCCTGTGCTGTCTCTTACGATCAACAGGATGGCTGGAAGCGCTTTGCCCATCTGATCACAAGCTTCGACGACGAGCGCAGCTCCTGCCAGGGCATCCTCGAGCTCAGGACGGGCCTGATTCTGGATTTCGCTGTTATCCCGCTTCCCAACGCCCAGACGATGCTGACTTTCGTCAACATCACCGACAGCGTCCGGGTCGAGCGCGCGCTGACAGAGAAGAACGAAGCACTGCGCAAGGCCGATTCCCTAAAGAACGACTTCGTCCAGCACGTGTCCTATGAACTCCGGTCGCCACTGACCAACATCATCGGCTTCGCCGACCTTCTGAAGACGCCGACTTTCGGTTCGCTGAACGAACGTCAGGCGGAATATGTCGACCATATTTCAACGTCGTCGTCGCTGCTGTTGACGATCGTCAACGATATTCTCGATCTTGCGACGGTCGATGCCGGCATCGTCGAGCTGGATCTCTCAGAGATCAATCTCACCGATTTCCTCGATGAGGTTTCCAATCAGATGGCCGACCGGCTGCAGGAAAGTGCGGTCACGCTACGCATAGAAGCTCCGGACATGCTCGGTAGCTTCGTCGCCGATCACCAGCGGCTGAAGCAGATCTTCATCAAGCTTCTGACAAACGCTGCCAATTTTGCGCCGGATGGCAGCAGGATCGGCCTGAAATGTCAGCGGGAAGGCCTCGATTTTGTCTTCACGGTGACCGACAACGGCGTCGGAATCCCTCAGGAAATCCTTGAAACGGTGTTCAACCGCTTCGAAAGTCACGGTTCACGTGGTGGCGCCGGGCTTGGTCTTTCCATCGTCGAGAGCTTTGTCAGCCTGCATCATGGAAGCGTTTCCATCCGCAGCCGCGAGGGCGAGGGAACGGAAGTAACCTGCCGCATCCCGTCCGCCGAACTGCCAAAGGTTGCCGCCGCCGAATGA
- the ahcY gene encoding adenosylhomocysteinase — MSSTNDYLVADIGLADFGRKEITIAETEMPGLMACREEFGAAKPLKGARITGSLHMTIQTAVLIETLVALGAEVRWASCNIFSTQDHAAAAIAASGIPVYAVKGETLEEYWTYTDQIFQWADGGLSNMILDDGGDATMYILLGARAEAGEDVLSKPESEEEEILVAQIKKRLAASPGWFTKQRDAIKGVTEETTTGVNRLYQLHAKGLLPFPAINVNDSVTKSKFDNKYGCKESLVDGIRRGTDVMMAGKVAVVCGYGDVGKGSAASLSGAGARVKVTEVDPICALQAAMDGFEVVQLEDVVSSADIFITTTGNKDVIRMDHMRAMKDMAIVGNIGHFDNEIQVASLRNLKWTNIKPQVDLIEFPKGNRMILLSEGRLLNLGNATGHPSFVMSASFTNQVLAQMELFVRSSDYAKQVHILPKHLDEKVARLHLAKLGAKLTELSQEQANYIGVTPQGPFKAEHYRY, encoded by the coding sequence ATGAGCAGCACCAACGATTATCTGGTTGCCGATATCGGCCTTGCCGATTTCGGTCGCAAGGAAATCACCATCGCCGAAACCGAAATGCCGGGCCTGATGGCCTGCCGCGAAGAGTTTGGCGCGGCAAAGCCCCTGAAGGGCGCGCGCATCACCGGTTCGCTCCATATGACGATCCAGACCGCCGTTCTGATCGAAACCCTCGTTGCGCTCGGTGCCGAGGTTCGCTGGGCATCGTGCAACATCTTTTCGACGCAGGACCATGCGGCCGCGGCCATCGCCGCCAGCGGCATTCCGGTCTACGCCGTGAAGGGCGAGACGCTGGAGGAATACTGGACCTACACTGACCAGATCTTCCAGTGGGCCGATGGCGGCCTCTCCAACATGATCCTCGATGATGGTGGCGACGCTACCATGTACATCCTGCTTGGCGCCCGCGCCGAGGCCGGTGAAGACGTTCTGTCGAAGCCTGAATCGGAAGAAGAGGAAATCCTCGTCGCCCAGATCAAGAAGCGCCTTGCCGCGTCACCGGGCTGGTTCACAAAACAGCGCGACGCCATCAAGGGCGTGACCGAAGAAACCACCACCGGCGTCAATCGTCTCTACCAGCTGCATGCCAAGGGCCTCCTGCCCTTCCCGGCAATCAACGTCAACGATTCCGTCACCAAGTCGAAGTTCGACAACAAGTATGGCTGCAAGGAATCCCTGGTCGATGGTATCCGTCGCGGCACCGACGTCATGATGGCCGGCAAGGTTGCCGTCGTCTGCGGTTACGGTGACGTTGGCAAGGGTTCGGCCGCTTCGCTCTCCGGAGCCGGCGCTCGCGTCAAGGTTACGGAAGTCGATCCGATCTGCGCGCTGCAAGCTGCCATGGACGGTTTCGAAGTCGTCCAGCTCGAAGACGTCGTTTCGTCAGCCGATATCTTCATCACGACGACCGGCAACAAGGACGTCATCCGCATGGACCACATGCGCGCGATGAAGGACATGGCGATCGTCGGCAATATCGGCCACTTCGACAACGAGATCCAGGTTGCATCGCTTCGCAATCTCAAGTGGACCAACATCAAGCCGCAGGTCGATCTGATCGAGTTCCCGAAGGGCAACCGCATGATCCTTCTGTCGGAAGGTCGCCTGCTCAACCTCGGCAATGCAACCGGACACCCGTCCTTCGTGATGTCGGCCTCCTTCACCAACCAGGTGCTGGCCCAGATGGAACTTTTCGTCCGCTCTAGCGATTACGCCAAGCAGGTTCACATCCTGCCGAAGCACCTCGATGAGAAGGTCGCACGCCTGCACTTGGCCAAGCTGGGCGCGAAGCTGACCGAACTTTCGCAAGAACAGGCAAATTATATCGGCGTTACGCCGCAGGGCCCATTCAAGGCTGAACACTACCGCTATTAA
- a CDS encoding HPr family phosphocarrier protein: protein MLSRELLIVNKRGLHARASAKFVQTVEGFDADIKVSKDGMTVGGTSIMGLMMLAASTGCTISVTASGADATEAMDALDALVRDKFGEEM from the coding sequence ATGCTGTCGCGCGAACTGCTCATCGTCAACAAAAGAGGGCTTCATGCCCGCGCTTCTGCCAAATTCGTCCAGACGGTCGAAGGCTTCGACGCCGATATCAAGGTCTCGAAGGATGGCATGACAGTGGGCGGCACGTCGATCATGGGCTTGATGATGCTCGCTGCCAGCACCGGTTGCACGATTTCGGTGACGGCCAGCGGCGCCGACGCGACCGAGGCGATGGATGCACTTGATGCACTTGTCCGAGACAAGTTCGGCGAAGAGATGTAG
- a CDS encoding PTS sugar transporter subunit IIA, translating to MIGLVLVTHGKLAEEFRHALEHVVGPQKAIETVCIGPEDDMDQRRQDILEAVFSADQGNGVIILTDMFGGTPSNLAISVMQSGTVEVIAGVNLPMLIKLAGVRSESDMDKALQEASDAGRKYINVASRVLSGK from the coding sequence ATGATCGGACTTGTGCTTGTCACACACGGCAAGCTGGCTGAGGAGTTCAGGCATGCCCTTGAGCATGTCGTAGGACCGCAAAAGGCGATCGAGACGGTCTGCATCGGCCCCGAAGACGATATGGATCAGCGGCGACAGGATATTCTCGAAGCGGTTTTCTCCGCCGATCAGGGAAATGGCGTCATTATTCTCACCGACATGTTCGGCGGTACGCCGTCCAATCTGGCGATTTCCGTCATGCAAAGCGGGACCGTCGAGGTCATCGCCGGTGTCAACCTGCCGATGCTCATCAAGCTTGCGGGCGTTCGCTCGGAAAGCGATATGGACAAGGCGCTGCAGGAAGCATCGGATGCCGGCCGCAAATATATCAACGTCGCCAGCCGTGTGCTGAGCGGGAAATAA
- a CDS encoding HPr kinase/phosphorylase, producing MRQSGGQNVHATAIVLGTHGFLFVGPSGSGKSSIALACLAAANAQGLFATLIADDQVLISTMNGRVIANRPASIAGLAEIRGSGIVAVDSVEAAVIDYTVLPLQGPIAERLPQKEEVYTLPDGNSLPLYRLPLLPGLRPFDILRLVLPRNVVFER from the coding sequence GTGAGGCAGAGCGGAGGACAAAACGTCCACGCAACGGCGATCGTGCTGGGCACCCACGGTTTTCTCTTCGTCGGTCCATCTGGAAGCGGCAAATCATCGATCGCTCTTGCCTGCCTTGCCGCCGCCAATGCGCAAGGATTGTTTGCCACCCTGATCGCCGACGATCAGGTTCTTATTTCCACAATGAACGGCCGCGTGATCGCCAATCGGCCCGCGTCGATTGCCGGTCTCGCTGAGATCCGGGGCAGCGGCATCGTGGCGGTCGATTCGGTAGAGGCGGCAGTGATCGACTATACCGTCCTCCCGCTGCAGGGGCCAATCGCGGAGCGCCTACCGCAGAAGGAAGAGGTCTATACCTTGCCTGACGGCAATTCCCTTCCCCTCTACCGCCTTCCTCTTCTGCCAGGACTTCGCCCCTTCGATATTTTACGGTTGGTTTTGCCTCGAAACGTCGTGTTTGAACGATGA